The nucleotide sequence cactcagaaatacttgctttacaagcaagtcgtgaatgttcttggttaagatcaatgatccatcgtatccggaattcatgtggtctaccttcaaagacagacaTTCCAACTGTcattcatgaagataatgcaacatgtgttgcccaaatgaaggaaggattcatcaagggtgataagactaaacacatatctttaaagtttttcagtgcacatgagcttcagaagcctaaagttattgaagttagacaaatccgttccaatgaaaatctggcagacctattcaccaaatctctaccaaagtgcacatttcagAAGCTAGTGCAGGGTATCAGATTACGTCGGCTTACCAATCAgttaaatttgaagaatgcgaAATCAGGGGGATATACAATTCAGGGgaagcatccatgatacatacatgttgtactctttttccttcaactaggatttttcccactgggtttttcctatcaaggttttaatgaggcaactgatgatgatatgtgggcatccaaggggaaGTGTTGTAAAAATTATGGGAATGTATGCTCACATGCTTTAGCTAATAGTGAGGAAGACTTAAGAATAGTTGTGCTGTTGTTGATATGTGAGGATTTTCAAGGGACAATCATTTCATATTTTGTAAACATTTAGGGATGTGGCTCTATATAAAGAGCACTCCATGTGTGATCACAATACAcagcaaagaaaagaagtgaaagcaaTAATATTAGTATCCCTCACTTCCTCCTTTTTTACCTGCAATCCTTTTGTGTTATAGTTACTAAACTAAatagtgtgatattttacaccCGTTTCGCTCCTGTCTTTAGCAAaagttatctctctaacttttgctTATTTATAACATCTACCGAATTATTAAAAcctaacaattttcaattctgcGTCACAACATATGTGCGTTCTCTTCTCAAGAAACGCCAATACAAGccaagtagagagagagagagagagagagagagagagagagagagatcagaaCTACATATATATCCAGCTGAAAGTTCTTTCCCTCTTATTATGGCCATGACAAAAGCAACCCCAGAAGTAGAAGAAATGTCTCCATCCAAGTCCAACCCTAATTACAAACCGCCCCATCTGAAACCTCACCGCCCTACCCTCTCACCCATCGCTTGCTATTCCCCAAAGCTCTCCCTCTATATCCTCTCAGCTTGCGTCACTCTCTTCATTATTCTCCACATCCAGTCCCTCCAAACCCAAGATCCCACGTCATCATCATGGTCCATGCACCAATGGCAAAGAGACACCAACACCACCACTAGCAGCGCCGCCGCGGAAATGACCGACAAACTTCGCCATGCGGTCACATTCCTCCCGCTCAAAGACCTGCGTTACGCGGGCCCCGCAGCCCTCCAGGGCCACACGTGGTTCATGAGTTCCATGTACGACCACCAGGACGAAGAAGGAGGGGTCCAATACCAGGGATTCCCCTCGCCATTCTCCCACGGGCGCCTCCTCTGCCTCAAAGGCTGCGACAACCATGACGGCTCCTGGAACTCATACGCCCTTGCGTACCCCGAAGTCCTCCCCCACAACGCGACGCTGATGAAAGGACTGACGTTCGTGTCGTACAACCACTACAACTACGACAACATCTGGCACGGCCTGTCGGCGTTGGTGCCGTTCGTGGGGTGGCATATAAAAAGCCCGTGTAAGATCCCAAAGCGGTGGGTTTTGTACCACTGGGGGGAGATGAGGGGGAGGATGGGGGTGTGGCTGGGGAATTTGATGGAGGCTACTTTCGGTGGGGCCCAACATGTGGAGGTGTTCGAGGAGGTGGAGGAAGGGAGGGCAGTTTGTTTCGAGGAGGCGGTGGTGATGAGGCATAACGAGGGCGGGATGTCGAGAGAGAAGAGGATGGAGGTTTACGATTTGATGAGGTGTAAAGCCAGACTGTACTGTAATGTGAGCAGCAACAGCTTCAGCTTGGATCATTTGGAACAAGGACAACAACGACATGAACTTGAACGTCGTGATGTAattcctccaattggaatcacatTATTCATGAGAACGGGGCCGAGATCCTTCAAAAACGACACTGCGGTGATTGAAATCTTTGAGAGGGAGTGTGCTAAGGTGGACGGATGTCGCTTGATGGTGGCTTACGCTAACAACCTCACCTTTTGTGACCAGGTGCGCATTTCATGCAttcttaatttttcaaaaaCCTTTACTCACTTAAAAATGCTCCACTTACAATATTTTGTATACCACAATTGTATCACGTCTCTAAAATAAGACCTACTTGTATTGGTGCATGAGTTCTACCTCTATTAAAAAAGGTGGTACAAATTGTGGTATACCATGTGGTAGCATTACTCAACATATGATCAACAATTTGCAAATTAGTTGTTGAAGTCAATAGGTCTTCTAGTTGTTCATTTCGAAACCACTCTTTCTATTGCTAATAGATCTTAGGGTATAGAACTTCAACATTAATTCTTTATCAGATCAGAGTAAGTTAATATGCTGAGCTCAACAGCTCTGTACTTCAACATCACCCCATATGTGATGTACATGTGTTGGACTTGATCACACACCTAAACTAGCGGGTTAAGAATATGAATCTCACaagtaaaaattataaaaccttATAAAGTTGATCAAGGCTGTCTCTGAGATTTTGTGGGTCCTGTGCGAAATTTATAAAAGTGCCCCTCCTTAAGATAAGTCTTTAAAAATGTAGGACAATGTATTGATGCTAGAAAACaatcacttaaatcaaaacaaagtttatcacccattgatTGAAAGTTCAAAAATGTCATtaataataagtaaaaagagctacaaacataacgttcactaaataatcaaaagatGTTCGATCgtaaacaaccaaacaagaaaataaacttCAAAAACTTTAAAAAGAGCTACAAACATAACGTTCATTGAATATGtaacattattatataataatattgaaaaaaaatacctTCTTTTATGGTGTATTATTGGCACTCAAAATATCTTATTGTACTCTAAGTTTttgtatttagaaagaaaaaaaaattacgctTATAAGGAGTGTAAGATGAGATTTTAAAGTGTtaacaaaatcaatttttgaaTGTAGAACACTATCATATTATTACATTTAAATATTAGGAGACAAAATTTTTTAGGGCCCCTTGAAATTTGGAGCCCTGTGCAACTGCACCTTTTCCACCCCTTCAACGCCCCGTCTGAAGTTGATAGCAGATGATTAATAATTCGACTCATTTTATATTGTACATATTTGACCCCTTTTTTGTTGGATAAGATACTATAAGTAGTAAACGTTTGATACATATGTTGGATAAATATCAACaattattgataaatttatatatgctaataaataataaatgcgaaTAAACAATTTAACAAAATATGAACAAAACGAAAAAATATTAAACAGACATATTGAAGATTAAGGCTTGCGTatcgcaatgtccttgaaacagaaatttccgTCCCTATtaagtgcttgtagttctatggACGTCTACTTCACTAGAATTCAATGATTTAAGttagaattccagcaccggaaaacttGACTTTTGGGGAATTTCTTTGTGGTTCTCTCACTAAGAATGTTTGGGATTGTAGAGGAAAAAAATTTTGTGTTCTAAATGCCATGTAGATGAATGTATATGTAATAGGTTTATGCATGTTCGCAACAAGTATGAGAATGGGATGCGTCTGTTAGGAGACATCTTCTCagaggggtgctttgctctttggtgttctttcatctgaaaagatgagtacgttgatataaaaaataattaattaattaaacccaaaattaattaaaaataattaattattagatCCTGAACCCAAGCCCATCATTAATTAtctattaattatcaattaattagtacatcccaaagcccaaccccaaagTTGAGCTCATTTTGATTCTTcatggtttatcacttcaatcactttctataagggACAAAATGTTATAAAGTGAGATAACATTTTGGTAGTGACCAATATGAGACAATAAAAATTCCAACAACATATACATGCGTGGCAGCTAGGggcaattatttaattaatgaaATTTGAGTGGCAGAGTAAGGACACCTGAAAAACATTAGACAATATGAAACGGATAATACAGTGATTGAAACGCATATCGTATATATATAATGGAAGTTTTAGATCCACCTTTTGAGATTCCGTAAACAATAAGAACATCGAGATTGAGAAGATATTGAGGTAAAGAAAGAGGATTTTGCTCGTGAAACCAATTTAAATATACTCGATCGTTTAACATCACCATGTGAGGAATTTGTGAGTGGGAATATTGAGAGGAGTGAAAAATGACTTATATAAAACGACTTACCATCATTATTGTGTTACGATTCAATAATAGAATCACATAATCGTATATTATTGCACTAATATATTCAAAATGTCATGTGATATTAAAAGTTAGTGATGAGGTCCAATTGTAGTTTGTTTGAAAGTGTTGACCATTGTTGACCGGCTCTCAAAATGATGCAATGTACATAAATTTGCTTAAATCATGCTTaaatattgtttatattaaCATAATTAAGTATATATATGATTGGGTGAACTCAGGTGAAGATAATGAGTAGGACAGACGTTCTGGTATCTCCGCATGGTGCGCAGTTAACCAATATGTTCCTAATGAACAGAAACAGCAGTGTGATGGAATTCTTCCCCAAAGGTTGGCTGAAGCTAGCCGGGGTGGGACAGTACGTGTACCATTGGATCGCTAGCTGGTCGGGCATGAGACACAAAGGTGCATGGCGGGATCCCGTTGGGGACCCATGCGAGTTTGGAGAAGATGATCGTCGATGCATGTCCATCTACAAGAGTGGCAAAATAGGACACAACGAGACCTACCTTTCCCAATGGACTAGAGATGTTCTCAATGAGGTCAAGGCAACTAAGATGGAACAAGCAGCAATACCAAGTTCTAATGATGCATGTTTATGTAGTTgactttcttttatttgttcgCATATTTTGTGACTATATATAAGACTACATCAACGTCATGtatgtaaaaaattaaatttcactAGGTTGTTTGCATAAGATATTTCTTATTTACATAAGCAAATGTCATGTACAATTTGTGACTTCAGATTTTTCAAAACTAAGAAacgaaatgaaattttttttgtgatttttaaagtttttgagAGTATTAAATTACATCGTGTGACTAAAATAAAGCGCTTATTTTATAATTGCTCCTAGAACTGGTGGAAGCTTCCTCTCTATTGAAGGTCACTTTTAGGCAGCTCTTCTTGTTATAAGCTAGAAAATCTGGTtttgaatgaataattgaaGAACATAAATGTGAGATGGATAACAATGGAGAGAATTTTTCAGAAGGTTGTATctctgatgcgaaaattaacttaacacataaatttaaccctcttttgacaattgtagtacaagcataagtagggatcgttccggaccggggattaggagggcttgctaataacctctaaactaactcaaaaacataaaactaaacttaaaacacttaacaagactcacaagactcaaagcaaacttaaaatactcaaaacagcttaaaacaaccaaataaacttaaactagacactaggaatgacttcggacgaaaattgacttttacttgaatcaaaacacttaaaaacacaaactaaaacaaatttgaaacactttgaaacaagaaactaaaaaggagggttttgatttggatgaagttgaaacaaacaaacaagtatgaaaaactagacagattgtgaaacaaatttgagaaataagatgatagatgggatagctagaggctttttctccacacatgacatgtatacaaacaactcgatttccagttactacttcattgaattatgaacgacaatgccccaaattaactgtgacatcactagttaaccctcagattttccttattttattggattggatgacatcattcgacaacccaaaacattcttcaaaagttccctacatggcatcataatagagatacaatcaaagatcattacgtttaatgaaaatcataagcattgacaaaacacttgcaactatgacatcatgtcactcatgctagaattaaacttaacacgatcgtttataagcgacctccactacttatgaatataagtttataacgattatgtgaaactttcttatattctagcatcggatttatgcatgccaattaagtgtcgacccttaatcaacaaatacaaataagttatcaatcaaatagttaagccaattgcattcacgattcaagagttcataactggaatttatcaaatcatattacacacataatcatggctttgaaatcacccctagctaagaggggtttagccactcatgttcacaacaaaacgaaagataatgaatttaaacatagtaaacaaaagaaagaaaacacctaaatgctccaacgatccaagttggacatcAAGCACgtcaagcactttccttcccttcctttgctacggcacaaggtgttggtgagtgtttgaaggtttgtttggatggaggaatggatgtgaagatgaatgaatgtgtttggatgaaggttgtattgaaatggggatgaatgatcaagcaaaaactaaactatatggctgccacacacacttccttttatagaggaagtgcacggcaaggaggggaaaatggtggtgtgtgcaatgattcaagggtgaaaatgaagtaatgatgcaaagcatggggggtaaaatggagtggtgttgcagcaatgagtacatggagtggtgttgaaatgattcaaaggtgaaagtgaagtgctgatgcaaagcatgggggtaaaatggaatGGTGTTGCAACTATAAATGCAagtggggaacatgaatgattgtgcacatggtagagaaaggaaagggaggtggaatggtgtagaaatgagtcaAATGTGCAGGTTG is from Malus sylvestris chromosome 5, drMalSylv7.2, whole genome shotgun sequence and encodes:
- the LOC126624303 gene encoding uncharacterized protein LOC126624303 encodes the protein MAMTKATPEVEEMSPSKSNPNYKPPHLKPHRPTLSPIACYSPKLSLYILSACVTLFIILHIQSLQTQDPTSSSWSMHQWQRDTNTTTSSAAAEMTDKLRHAVTFLPLKDLRYAGPAALQGHTWFMSSMYDHQDEEGGVQYQGFPSPFSHGRLLCLKGCDNHDGSWNSYALAYPEVLPHNATLMKGLTFVSYNHYNYDNIWHGLSALVPFVGWHIKSPCKIPKRWVLYHWGEMRGRMGVWLGNLMEATFGGAQHVEVFEEVEEGRAVCFEEAVVMRHNEGGMSREKRMEVYDLMRCKARLYCNVSSNSFSLDHLEQGQQRHELERRDVIPPIGITLFMRTGPRSFKNDTAVIEIFERECAKVDGCRLMVAYANNLTFCDQVKIMSRTDVLVSPHGAQLTNMFLMNRNSSVMEFFPKGWLKLAGVGQYVYHWIASWSGMRHKGAWRDPVGDPCEFGEDDRRCMSIYKSGKIGHNETYLSQWTRDVLNEVKATKMEQAAIPSSNDACLCS